A section of the Saccharicrinis carchari genome encodes:
- a CDS encoding GDCCVxC domain-containing (seleno)protein, translating into MKLILESIISCPNCGFQKGETMFEDSCQFFYECESCHTVLKPKPGDCCVYCSYGSVKCPSIQKDKNCC; encoded by the coding sequence ATGAAGCTAATTTTAGAATCAATCATAAGCTGCCCAAATTGTGGTTTTCAAAAAGGAGAAACTATGTTCGAAGATTCGTGTCAGTTCTTCTATGAATGTGAAAGTTGCCATACAGTTTTAAAACCAAAACCAGGTGATTGCTGCGTATATTGTTCGTATGGTTCAGTAAAATGTCCTTCGATACAAAAGGATAAAAATTGCTGCTAA
- a CDS encoding cation transporter, translated as MDCPSEENMSRMKLDGILEIKKLEFDIENRNLTVYHSKENTEIAKSLDALKLGSSLKNSETIEEIELQPEISKVQSKLLWTVLIINFAFFIIEITTGLISKSMGLVAGSLDMLADALVYGLSLWAVGSTLIRKKKVARLSGYFQLALALFGLMDVIRRFISFEEVPDFQTMIIVSVLALIANSVCLYLLQKSKSEEAHMKATMIFTSNDIIINTGVISAGVLVLLTQSKYPDLIIGAIVFLIVIQGAFRIIKLGK; from the coding sequence ATGGATTGCCCTTCCGAGGAAAACATGAGTCGGATGAAATTGGATGGAATCTTAGAAATCAAAAAACTCGAATTTGATATAGAGAATAGAAACCTGACTGTTTATCATTCAAAAGAAAATACTGAAATTGCTAAAAGTTTGGATGCGCTAAAGTTAGGTTCCAGTCTCAAAAATTCAGAAACTATTGAAGAAATTGAATTGCAACCGGAGATTTCTAAAGTGCAATCGAAACTACTTTGGACAGTATTGATTATCAATTTCGCTTTTTTCATTATTGAAATAACCACCGGATTAATATCAAAATCAATGGGGCTGGTTGCCGGTTCATTGGATATGCTTGCCGATGCTTTGGTTTATGGACTTAGCCTCTGGGCAGTCGGTTCAACATTAATCAGAAAAAAGAAAGTTGCCCGATTAAGCGGCTATTTTCAGTTAGCTTTAGCTTTGTTTGGTCTTATGGACGTAATACGCAGGTTTATTAGTTTTGAAGAAGTCCCCGATTTTCAAACCATGATAATTGTATCGGTATTGGCATTGATTGCCAACTCTGTTTGTCTTTATTTGCTGCAAAAATCAAAGAGCGAGGAAGCGCACATGAAAGCTACCATGATTTTTACATCGAACGATATAATTATCAATACTGGTGTTATCTCAGCAGGGGTATTGGTATTGTTGACCCAATCAAAATATCCCGATTTAATTATTGGGGCAATCGTGTTTTTAATTGTGATACAAGGGGCTTTTAGAATTATAAAACTGGGAAAATAA
- a CDS encoding P-II family nitrogen regulator: MKEIKAFVRPNHVNELIEQLKDNGFENITISSAEGTGKFQDENAFVSQKFSVTDSPMAKIEMVVTKEKVNMVIGLISEYGKTLNPGDGIIYILNVEKTYRVKTGLENGEK, from the coding sequence ATGAAAGAAATAAAAGCATTTGTAAGGCCAAACCATGTAAACGAGTTAATTGAACAGCTTAAAGACAATGGCTTTGAAAATATCACTATATCGAGTGCAGAAGGAACAGGAAAATTTCAGGATGAAAACGCCTTTGTTTCGCAGAAATTTTCGGTTACCGACAGTCCAATGGCCAAAATTGAAATGGTAGTAACCAAAGAAAAAGTAAATATGGTAATCGGGCTTATCTCGGAATACGGAAAGACACTAAACCCGGGCGATGGAATAATTTATATCTTAAACGTTGAAAAAACTTACCGTGTAAAAACAGGTCTGGAGAACGGCGAAAAATAA
- a CDS encoding efflux RND transporter periplasmic adaptor subunit codes for MMKTKIIIAFIAIATLISCNIKTKTAGEGEEHEEHGPEGVVVLNENQREAINLKLGTFQMRNLTTVVKSNGQLEVPPASSADITAVIGGNVKEIKVFHGDKVSKGQLLAVLEHPDYIALQENFAEVANRLEFLEQEFERQKELFENNVGAGRDFQQAKAEYNTAKAKYEGLKSRLQLLNLSSEKIMEGNISNTININSPINGFVNEVNIKVGSYVDAKDILLEITDNTAIHADFMVYENDVHLVKEGQKVHFTVSNRPDEELTATVFAIGKEFEAKSRAVHVHAKINEKVTGLIPGMYISGHLHTDENYTCALPNDAIVAEGTKSFIFIVDSESLEKHGHDETEGHEHDAEDIHEEMANHDSDEEGHEHGDADDNDAAEHEMAFRMVEVIPGLKDEGYTEIKLINPLPENTQVVMNAAYYLLADMKKEETEHDH; via the coding sequence ATGATGAAGACAAAAATAATTATAGCGTTTATTGCAATCGCCACATTAATATCGTGCAATATAAAAACCAAAACAGCCGGAGAAGGCGAAGAACATGAAGAACATGGCCCCGAAGGCGTGGTTGTTTTAAATGAAAACCAACGGGAAGCCATCAACTTAAAATTAGGCACTTTTCAAATGCGGAATCTAACCACGGTAGTAAAGTCTAACGGGCAACTCGAAGTGCCTCCGGCAAGCAGTGCCGATATTACAGCCGTAATTGGCGGGAATGTGAAAGAAATTAAAGTTTTTCACGGCGATAAAGTAAGCAAAGGTCAATTGCTGGCAGTTCTTGAACACCCGGATTACATTGCCTTACAGGAAAACTTTGCAGAAGTAGCCAACAGACTTGAATTTTTGGAACAGGAATTTGAACGCCAAAAAGAATTGTTTGAAAACAATGTAGGTGCAGGTCGCGATTTCCAGCAGGCTAAGGCGGAATACAACACAGCAAAGGCAAAGTACGAAGGATTAAAATCACGTCTGCAACTGCTGAACCTTTCATCCGAAAAAATTATGGAGGGGAATATTTCAAATACCATAAACATTAATTCGCCAATAAATGGCTTTGTTAATGAAGTAAATATAAAAGTTGGTTCTTATGTTGATGCAAAAGACATCCTGCTTGAAATAACCGACAACACCGCTATCCATGCCGATTTTATGGTTTATGAAAACGATGTGCATTTGGTAAAAGAAGGTCAAAAAGTCCATTTCACGGTTTCGAACCGTCCTGATGAAGAACTCACGGCCACCGTTTTTGCCATTGGAAAAGAGTTTGAAGCCAAATCAAGGGCAGTTCATGTCCATGCAAAAATCAATGAAAAAGTAACAGGGCTCATTCCTGGCATGTACATTTCGGGGCATTTGCATACCGATGAAAATTACACCTGCGCTTTGCCCAACGATGCCATTGTTGCCGAAGGAACTAAATCGTTCATTTTTATAGTGGACAGCGAATCATTGGAGAAACACGGACATGATGAAACTGAAGGACACGAGCACGATGCAGAAGATATTCATGAAGAAATGGCGAATCACGATAGTGATGAGGAAGGGCATGAGCATGGAGATGCAGACGATAACGATGCAGCAGAACACGAGATGGCTTTCAGGATGGTCGAAGTCATTCCCGGCTTAAAAGACGAGGGCTATACTGAAATCAAACTAATCAATCCGCTGCCCGAAAATACACAGGTAGTGATGAATGCGGCCTACTATTTATTGGCGGATATGAAAAAAGAAGAAACTGAACACGACCATTAA